The Cicer arietinum cultivar CDC Frontier isolate Library 1 unplaced genomic scaffold, Cicar.CDCFrontier_v2.0 Ca_scaffold_2164_v2.0, whole genome shotgun sequence DNA segment tataaaaaatagtttttattaaatttagcCGTTAGTCGTACTAGTCGTTATTCAtttaacattatatatatactctcattctttaaaaaaaataaaaaaaataaatatatatatacacaccaATCTTCTCACActcctatatttttttatcaagttGTTCACTCTATTTCCTCAATCATCTAATGGatccaaataattcaaaagAACTCAATAAATTCTTTTGGGAGTTGATAGAAGATGAATTTGTGGACAACACCGATGAGGAACTATTGATGTCAATGTTTGAAAGGCAACAACAATCCAATAGTTCTACTAGGCATATGCGAAGAAGAACAGTGATACATCGAAACCGTGAAGAAGGACATACTCGATTGTACAACGACTACTTCTCTGAAAATCCAATATACACAAGTGCTCAATTCCGACGAAGGTTTCGAATGCATAGACATGTGTTTCTTCGAATCGTAACTACACTTGGAAATCATGATGAGTATTTTCAAATGAAGGTCGAT contains these protein-coding regions:
- the LOC101502343 gene encoding uncharacterized protein, translated to MDPNNSKELNKFFWELIEDEFVDNTDEELLMSMFERQQQSNSSTRHMRRRTVIHRNREEGHTRLYNDYFSENPIYTSAQFRRRFRMHRHVFLRIVTTLGNHDEYFQMKVDATGKTGLSPLQKCTAAIRILAYGSPSDSVDEYVRIGENTAI